From a region of the Ponticoccus alexandrii genome:
- a CDS encoding AraC family transcriptional regulator translates to MKASKTTSPESGGGPQPPKLNRATREMIVLPASRSYLTRRDDYPHPLCTWNYHPEWEIHFIPEARGFVYVGDYIGNFEPGHIALCGTNLPHNWVSPGLVQRGRDYVLQFDAEQYLGICDIMPELRLLRTLAPLAERGIELGGQDARDAGDIVFALQTASAGHGLGLLIELLTVFAEATDRRLLASPGFAKGYAPIIAGRHSKVDQAMQHMQVNPSISMNEVADLVGASPSAFSRSFKLLTGKTFSSYQRTLRISRASTLLSETSRAVTEVCFESGYKNLSNFNRAFLQETGMTPREYRKVSGIRTTSQLVTDTPPGVTQER, encoded by the coding sequence ATGAAAGCATCGAAGACGACATCGCCAGAAAGTGGCGGGGGGCCACAACCTCCCAAGCTGAACCGTGCAACCCGCGAGATGATCGTCTTACCGGCAAGCCGATCCTACCTGACACGGCGCGATGACTATCCCCATCCGCTCTGCACGTGGAATTACCACCCCGAATGGGAGATCCACTTCATCCCCGAGGCGCGGGGCTTCGTGTATGTCGGCGATTACATCGGCAATTTCGAGCCTGGGCATATTGCCCTTTGCGGGACGAACCTGCCGCACAACTGGGTCTCGCCCGGCCTCGTCCAGCGCGGACGGGACTATGTCCTGCAATTCGATGCAGAACAGTATCTGGGCATCTGCGATATCATGCCAGAGTTGCGCTTGCTCCGGACTCTGGCCCCACTGGCAGAACGCGGGATCGAACTCGGCGGACAGGATGCAAGGGATGCAGGCGACATCGTCTTTGCTCTTCAAACCGCCTCAGCCGGACATGGCCTGGGATTGCTTATCGAGTTGCTGACGGTCTTTGCCGAGGCCACCGACCGCCGCCTGCTTGCGAGTCCCGGTTTTGCGAAAGGCTACGCACCGATCATCGCCGGGCGCCATTCCAAGGTCGATCAGGCTATGCAGCACATGCAGGTCAATCCCTCGATTTCGATGAATGAAGTGGCAGACCTGGTCGGTGCCAGCCCGTCGGCCTTCTCGCGTAGTTTCAAGTTGCTGACGGGGAAGACATTTTCCAGCTATCAACGCACATTGCGCATTTCTCGGGCCTCGACGCTTCTTTCGGAAACCAGCCGTGCCGTGACCGAGGTCTGCTTCGAATCCGGTTACAAGAACCTGTCGAACTTCAATCGCGCCTTTCTGCAGGAAACCGGCATGACGCCAAGAGAGTACCGAAAGGTTTCGGGCATTCGAACCACATCGCAGTTAGTCACAGACACGCCGCCCGGCGTGACGCAAGAGCGATGA